A genomic stretch from Chitinophaga agri includes:
- a CDS encoding acyltransferase family protein, with translation MSTQPLSTKPHYLVLDGLRGIAALIVVIFHILEAYSTSHLDLMINHGYLAVDFFFLLSGYVIGYAYDDRWEKLTIGTFFKRRLERLQPMVIMGTIIGAVCFYFGDSPVFPAIHTVPVGKLLLVALIGLTLIPIPVSMDIRGWQEMHPLDGPAWSLFFEYVANILYALGIRKLPKTALSILVAISGIALIHYTVFGPTGDVIGGWSVTPEQLRIGFTRLMFPFFGGLLLSRVTTPTRIHNAFLWCGVLLTIVLAIPRIGGADHLWMNGIYESVVIMLVFPLIVYLGASGQVNGAKESRICKFLADLSYPIYITHYPFIYIYTGWVAKYKGPDFPMTLGVAYGILTFIVSVAVGYLSLKYYDEPVRAWLKKKIKA, from the coding sequence ATGAGTACTCAACCGTTATCAACCAAACCTCACTACCTGGTACTGGATGGCTTACGTGGCATAGCCGCATTGATCGTAGTGATATTCCACATTCTTGAAGCGTATTCCACGAGTCACCTTGACCTGATGATCAATCACGGCTACCTTGCCGTAGACTTCTTCTTCCTGTTATCCGGTTATGTCATCGGGTATGCCTATGACGACCGCTGGGAAAAACTGACCATTGGTACTTTCTTCAAACGCAGGCTGGAACGCCTCCAGCCGATGGTGATCATGGGGACGATCATCGGTGCGGTCTGTTTTTATTTCGGGGACTCCCCTGTCTTCCCGGCCATTCACACCGTGCCGGTAGGTAAGCTGCTGCTGGTAGCACTGATCGGTCTCACACTGATCCCTATACCCGTTTCTATGGATATCAGGGGCTGGCAGGAAATGCATCCGCTGGATGGACCAGCATGGTCATTGTTCTTCGAATATGTCGCAAATATCCTGTACGCCCTGGGTATCAGAAAGCTGCCTAAAACAGCCTTATCTATACTGGTCGCCATCTCCGGTATCGCACTGATACACTACACGGTATTCGGACCGACCGGCGACGTGATCGGCGGATGGTCCGTTACACCGGAACAACTGCGTATAGGGTTTACCAGACTGATGTTCCCATTCTTCGGCGGATTGTTATTATCACGTGTCACAACGCCTACACGCATTCATAATGCCTTCCTCTGGTGTGGTGTACTACTGACGATCGTGCTGGCCATTCCCCGTATCGGCGGCGCCGATCATCTGTGGATGAATGGTATTTATGAGTCGGTGGTCATCATGCTGGTGTTCCCGCTCATCGTTTACCTGGGTGCCAGCGGACAGGTAAACGGTGCAAAAGAGTCTAGGATCTGTAAGTTCCTGGCGGACCTGTCTTATCCTATTTACATTACACACTATCCTTTTATCTATATTTACACCGGCTGGGTGGCTAAATATAAAGGCCCTGATTTCCCTATGACCTTAGGCGTGGCGTATGGTATACTGACTTTCATCGTGTCTGTGGCAGTGGGTTATTTAAGTCTGAAGTATTATGATGAACCGGTGAGAGCCTGGCTGAAGAAGAAAATAAAAGCCTGA
- a CDS encoding ClpXP adapter SpxH family protein, with protein MKTNNPLLCDPETGVCEMPGRTGGTAAIAVNNESKPVKIIYFTDPICSSCWGIEPQLRKLKMEYGSYIEIEYRMGGLLPDWSYNSGGISKPADVAHHWDEVSQYYQMPIDGDVWLEDPLPSSYPPSIAFKAAQMQDEEKAQLFMRRIREMVFLEKKNITKWEYLGQAAMETGLDTARLKTDFKTSAVQRFQEDLGIARKYGVRGFPTLFVTSNSGHQEMVYGAKPYASFENSILKLVPDAQKTTSDHSWEALFRQFRTLTTREFAELSGQTIPQSGAILEDLANKKLLEKFNSKNGPLWTRK; from the coding sequence ATGAAAACAAATAATCCGCTGTTATGCGACCCGGAGACCGGCGTATGTGAAATGCCTGGCCGTACCGGCGGGACGGCCGCTATTGCAGTGAACAATGAAAGCAAACCTGTCAAGATCATATATTTTACCGATCCTATCTGTTCCAGTTGCTGGGGTATAGAGCCGCAGCTGCGCAAATTAAAAATGGAGTACGGCAGCTATATAGAAATTGAATATCGTATGGGCGGGCTGCTGCCAGACTGGAGTTATAACAGCGGCGGCATCAGTAAACCTGCTGACGTAGCCCACCACTGGGATGAGGTCAGTCAGTATTACCAGATGCCTATCGATGGAGACGTATGGCTGGAAGACCCGCTGCCGTCCTCTTATCCTCCTTCCATTGCCTTCAAAGCTGCACAGATGCAGGACGAAGAGAAAGCACAGCTTTTCATGAGAAGGATCAGGGAAATGGTATTTCTGGAGAAAAAGAATATCACTAAATGGGAATATCTTGGTCAGGCAGCAATGGAAACGGGACTGGATACAGCCAGGCTGAAAACTGACTTTAAAACCTCTGCTGTACAACGTTTTCAGGAGGACCTGGGCATCGCACGAAAGTATGGTGTAAGAGGTTTTCCTACATTGTTTGTGACCAGCAACAGCGGCCACCAGGAAATGGTCTACGGGGCTAAACCCTATGCGTCTTTTGAGAACAGTATCCTGAAACTGGTACCCGATGCGCAGAAGACCACCAGCGATCACTCCTGGGAGGCATTGTTCAGACAGTTCCGGACATTGACCACGAGAGAGTTCGCAGAACTCAGCGGCCAGACAATACCGCAGAGTGGGGCCATTCTCGAAGATCTTGCAAATAAGAAACTACTGGAAAAGTTCAACTCCAAAAATGGCCCGTTGTGGACCCGGAAATAA
- a CDS encoding winged helix-turn-helix transcriptional regulator: MTTNKEIKCQPECDAEKLLKLLSGKWKPQIFKLAVAGPLRFSNLLREIPGSNKQSLSVALNELVEENVLEKIVVKQKPLHIEYLFTDRGRSLLSVFHNLEALAGSEEKK, from the coding sequence ATGACCACTAATAAAGAGATAAAATGCCAGCCTGAATGTGATGCAGAGAAGCTGCTGAAGCTGCTTTCCGGAAAATGGAAGCCTCAGATATTTAAACTGGCGGTCGCTGGTCCGCTCCGTTTCAGTAACCTGTTGCGTGAGATTCCCGGCTCCAATAAGCAGTCACTGTCAGTGGCCCTGAACGAACTGGTAGAAGAGAATGTACTTGAAAAGATAGTGGTGAAGCAAAAGCCCTTACATATCGAATACCTTTTTACAGACAGGGGCCGCTCACTGCTAAGTGTATTCCATAACCTGGAGGCTTTGGCCGGTTCGGAAGAGAAGAAGTAG
- a CDS encoding RHS repeat-associated core domain-containing protein produces MLVSNKHFTPVIGLDIHIVILFGFPIPLPHPYIGFVMDPMDYIPFVGATTKVNHVPRGKSDTSGIIIILFHIPMGGPFLLTPMIGHDSVNFFGSKKVTVEGNLMTPAGHMLMTCNDIGIPLSLQPGKKLKPIPSMYLPTSFSIPLSFGKPVMVGGPYVPDWSGALLNLVASFGFGALMKGIGKLGKKALKRFNHALQKKIGSNKLSSFLCKKGFEPVDLVQGIVIYDGIDFTLQGPIPLIWSRSWNSDSPHTGTLGHGTHLRYDMQVLEYPEEDITAVLLGHGRSALFGQLAYAGESDFHRSENLTLTRTDIDRYELFDHQERLLYLFEQLQPGTGKYQLHAIKNEAGFAIRFFYDHSARLTAMTDSAGRQLKIKNDLNGCITAVTAHHRGQQRTLISYAYNAAGDLTAITDANGATTSIEYRDHLMIKKTDRGGQSFYWEYDNRKRCVHTWGDGGLLEGWIAYHPEEGYNDVTDALGNTTRYHYTADFLVTQITDALGYSRFYEYTEDFELYREIDEEGTLKGYVYDDRGNCIKVDQPDGSSYTFAYDDTGRMLVSKDPQGNTRSFVYYEDEKKKGLLHTVTDTATSMVTFYYNENNLLSHIINHKRHRTLLEYDDDHNLSLLVSPDGGRSTWEYDNWGQCMITRNPLGQARYFKYDALGRVTDLILPDGNEIKLQYNAYEEVIWLKDKHRELRFDYTPMGRLKLREENGVKQHFLYNRNEQLTALINEHGEKYSFTRNNRGDIIGETGFDGQQKRYELDATGKILKMIRPGKRWSDYEYDVNGRLTRAEHSDGCWQTFTYDRNGRVIEAVNEHSTVRIERDPMGNVLREWQNGHVVSATYDRLGQRSGIQSSLGADISLERNIMGHVTATHARMGESEDPWDVYILRNHLGMEIERSLPGGVKSSWIFDDAGMPAAHFVDSNAREMRRRHYRWDANHQLKQIVDGISKGVVKFGQDDFSNLAWAQYEDGQYDYRLPDKVGNLYRSQLRKDRKYGAGGQLLEAANARFMYDEEGNLTRKIAAGGKIWEYEWYGTGMLKQVVRPDGKTVAFRYDALGRRIEKIYQDKIFRFVWDSDVLLHEWSYAVKDRPVITIDELGNIRQGSPEPVPPETLVTWVFNEGTFVPAARIAGNEQYSVITDHLGTPCEVYDARGERVWNCELDVYGNVRRLTGDKQLIPFRYQGQYDDAETGLYYNRFRYYSPEEGGYISQDPSGLNGGMRLYGYVNTTDYVDPMGLIPVPPQGPVTPLKSPPTDAMMRARADELAEMYGSSKGWKTVAVAHAIDPKTGDHFLVISASDNHLRPVIREDAIDASKGEMRAHGKGHAEVTAINFAEGKGLKVESVAASRPICGNCEDFIKKKGVRPASDLKSALTGASTCK; encoded by the coding sequence ATGTTGGTGAGTAATAAGCACTTCACACCTGTGATCGGACTTGACATCCACATTGTTATATTGTTCGGTTTCCCCATTCCGTTACCACACCCCTATATCGGGTTTGTGATGGATCCCATGGATTATATTCCCTTTGTTGGCGCTACTACAAAAGTAAACCATGTGCCCAGGGGGAAGAGTGATACTTCCGGTATCATCATCATTCTCTTTCATATTCCGATGGGCGGCCCATTCCTGCTGACGCCTATGATCGGACATGATTCCGTTAACTTCTTTGGCAGTAAAAAGGTGACGGTAGAAGGCAATCTCATGACCCCTGCCGGGCATATGCTGATGACCTGCAATGACATTGGTATTCCCCTGTCGTTACAGCCGGGAAAAAAGCTGAAGCCTATTCCCAGCATGTACCTGCCCACATCTTTTTCCATCCCGCTGTCATTTGGTAAACCTGTGATGGTAGGTGGCCCATATGTGCCTGACTGGTCGGGCGCTTTGCTGAACCTGGTAGCCTCCTTCGGATTCGGTGCATTGATGAAAGGTATCGGCAAACTGGGTAAGAAGGCATTAAAGCGGTTTAATCACGCATTACAGAAGAAGATAGGCAGCAATAAGCTCAGCTCCTTCCTTTGTAAAAAAGGATTTGAGCCGGTTGACCTGGTACAGGGTATCGTCATCTATGATGGTATTGACTTCACGTTACAGGGACCGATTCCACTGATATGGTCCCGTTCCTGGAATAGTGATAGTCCGCATACAGGCACGCTGGGACATGGCACGCATCTGCGGTATGATATGCAGGTACTGGAGTATCCGGAAGAGGATATAACAGCTGTATTGCTGGGGCATGGTCGTAGCGCCCTGTTCGGGCAACTTGCCTACGCCGGCGAGTCCGACTTCCACCGAAGTGAGAACCTCACATTAACACGGACAGATATTGACAGGTATGAGTTATTCGATCATCAGGAACGATTGCTGTATCTCTTCGAACAGCTACAGCCCGGAACGGGAAAATACCAGCTGCATGCTATAAAGAATGAGGCCGGCTTTGCAATCCGTTTCTTTTATGACCATAGTGCACGCCTTACTGCCATGACAGATAGTGCCGGCCGGCAACTGAAAATCAAAAACGACCTGAATGGCTGTATCACCGCAGTAACTGCCCACCACCGGGGGCAGCAACGCACGCTGATCAGCTACGCATATAATGCAGCGGGCGATCTGACGGCTATTACAGATGCAAATGGCGCTACCACCAGTATTGAGTACAGGGATCATCTCATGATAAAGAAAACGGATCGTGGCGGACAATCCTTTTACTGGGAGTATGACAACAGAAAACGTTGCGTACATACCTGGGGAGATGGCGGCCTGCTGGAAGGCTGGATCGCCTATCATCCGGAGGAGGGCTATAATGATGTGACTGATGCGCTGGGGAACACCACCCGCTATCATTACACGGCTGATTTCCTGGTGACACAGATCACTGACGCACTGGGTTATTCCCGTTTTTATGAATATACCGAAGACTTTGAGCTATACCGGGAGATTGATGAAGAAGGTACACTGAAAGGATATGTCTATGACGATAGAGGTAACTGTATAAAGGTAGATCAGCCAGATGGCAGCTCCTATACTTTTGCCTATGATGATACCGGAAGAATGCTCGTGTCTAAAGATCCACAGGGCAATACCCGCTCTTTTGTATATTACGAAGATGAAAAGAAAAAAGGATTATTACATACGGTAACCGATACCGCTACCAGTATGGTCACCTTCTACTACAATGAAAACAACCTGCTTAGTCATATTATCAATCATAAAAGACATAGGACACTGCTGGAATATGATGATGATCACAATCTATCTTTACTTGTCTCTCCTGATGGTGGTCGCTCCACCTGGGAATATGATAACTGGGGACAATGCATGATCACCCGTAATCCGCTGGGACAGGCCCGTTATTTTAAGTATGATGCACTGGGAAGGGTCACTGATCTGATACTGCCTGATGGCAATGAAATCAAGCTTCAATACAATGCGTATGAGGAAGTGATCTGGCTGAAAGATAAGCACCGGGAACTCCGTTTCGATTATACACCGATGGGGCGACTGAAACTGCGTGAGGAGAATGGTGTGAAACAACATTTTCTGTATAACAGGAATGAACAGCTGACGGCACTGATCAACGAGCATGGCGAAAAATATAGTTTTACCAGGAACAACCGGGGTGATATCATCGGGGAAACGGGATTTGATGGTCAGCAGAAACGGTATGAACTGGATGCTACCGGTAAGATCCTGAAGATGATCCGTCCGGGTAAACGCTGGTCGGACTATGAGTATGATGTCAACGGCAGACTGACACGTGCAGAGCATAGTGATGGCTGCTGGCAGACTTTTACCTACGACCGCAACGGACGCGTGATTGAAGCGGTGAATGAACACAGTACTGTGCGTATAGAACGTGATCCGATGGGGAATGTGCTGCGTGAGTGGCAGAATGGACATGTGGTTTCCGCTACTTACGACCGGCTCGGCCAGCGTAGTGGTATACAGAGCAGCCTGGGTGCTGATATCTCACTGGAGAGGAATATAATGGGACATGTCACTGCTACGCATGCAAGGATGGGAGAAAGTGAAGATCCCTGGGACGTATATATTCTGCGGAATCATCTCGGTATGGAAATAGAACGTAGCTTGCCGGGCGGTGTAAAAAGCAGCTGGATATTTGACGATGCGGGCATGCCCGCTGCACATTTTGTCGATAGTAACGCACGGGAAATGCGAAGAAGGCACTACCGCTGGGACGCGAATCATCAGCTGAAGCAGATCGTCGATGGTATCAGTAAAGGTGTCGTGAAATTCGGACAGGACGACTTTAGTAACCTGGCATGGGCCCAATATGAAGATGGTCAGTACGATTACCGGCTGCCGGATAAAGTAGGTAACCTCTACCGCAGTCAGTTGCGGAAGGATCGAAAATATGGCGCTGGCGGGCAACTACTGGAAGCTGCGAACGCACGGTTCATGTACGATGAAGAAGGGAACCTTACCCGGAAGATCGCAGCGGGAGGAAAGATATGGGAGTATGAATGGTATGGAACCGGTATGCTGAAGCAGGTGGTACGTCCGGATGGAAAGACGGTCGCATTTCGTTACGATGCGCTCGGCCGGCGTATTGAGAAAATATACCAGGATAAGATATTTCGTTTTGTGTGGGATAGTGATGTGTTGTTACACGAATGGTCTTACGCTGTGAAAGACCGCCCGGTGATCACGATTGATGAACTGGGGAACATACGGCAGGGAAGTCCGGAGCCAGTACCCCCGGAGACGCTGGTCACCTGGGTCTTTAATGAGGGTACTTTTGTACCGGCAGCACGTATTGCCGGTAATGAGCAATATTCGGTGATCACAGACCATCTTGGCACGCCCTGTGAAGTGTATGATGCACGGGGTGAGAGAGTCTGGAACTGTGAGCTGGACGTTTATGGCAATGTACGCCGGCTCACAGGAGACAAACAGCTGATACCATTCCGTTACCAGGGGCAGTATGATGATGCGGAGACCGGCTTGTATTATAACCGCTTCAGGTACTATAGTCCGGAAGAAGGGGGGTATATTAGTCAGGACCCCTCCGGATTAAACGGTGGTATGCGTCTGTATGGGTACGTGAATACTACCGATTATGTAGACCCGATGGGACTGATACCCGTGCCGCCACAGGGACCAGTTACACCACTAAAATCGCCGCCTACAGATGCGATGATGCGTGCCCGGGCAGATGAACTGGCAGAAATGTACGGCAGTAGTAAAGGCTGGAAGACGGTAGCAGTCGCACATGCAATAGATCCTAAAACCGGTGACCATTTTCTGGTTATCTCAGCCAGTGATAACCATCTGAGGCCAGTGATCAGGGAGGATGCCATTGACGCCAGTAAAGGAGAGATGCGTGCACATGGCAAAGGGCATGCGGAGGTCACGGCCATTAACTTTGCAGAAGGAAAAGGACTTAAAGTAGAGTCGGTCGCTGCCAGCCGTCCAATCTGTGGTAATTGTGAGGACTTCATTAAAAAGAAAGGTGTCCGCCCTGCGAGCGATCTGAAATCGGCTTTAACGGGAGCGAGTACCTGTAAATAA
- a CDS encoding DUF416 family protein — MLENLEETLEALGEQDLSRYALANAESLWITFRDVYENEFDGDAALINKHLDSAWALVDAEDRTEAAEMEEEVKSQIPDLDDYDEVYATEWRSAHASAAQNAVISVWQAIASLHSGEGVQNAIETASITESTIDLLINTRQSIVEGDSFDYDDEFVENHQMMQDELARQQESIDALQGDDKDIRKFVRPLSLDALGSITPE, encoded by the coding sequence ATGCTGGAAAATTTGGAAGAAACACTGGAAGCATTAGGAGAACAGGACCTCTCCCGCTATGCACTTGCCAATGCAGAATCTTTATGGATCACTTTCCGTGATGTATACGAAAACGAGTTTGATGGAGATGCTGCGCTGATCAATAAACATCTTGATAGTGCCTGGGCACTGGTAGATGCAGAAGACAGAACTGAAGCAGCGGAGATGGAGGAGGAAGTGAAGTCTCAGATCCCTGATCTGGATGACTATGATGAGGTCTATGCAACGGAATGGCGTTCCGCACATGCATCCGCTGCACAGAATGCTGTGATCAGTGTGTGGCAGGCAATTGCGAGTCTGCATAGTGGCGAAGGCGTCCAGAATGCCATTGAAACAGCCTCTATCACAGAGAGTACGATCGACCTGCTCATCAATACCAGGCAAAGTATTGTAGAGGGCGACAGCTTCGACTACGATGATGAGTTTGTAGAGAACCATCAGATGATGCAGGATGAGCTGGCACGCCAACAGGAGAGCATCGATGCACTGCAGGGGGACGATAAGGACATCCGGAAGTTCGTGCGGCCGTTGTCGCTGGATGCACTTGGCAGCATCACACCGGAATAA
- a CDS encoding zinc-dependent alcohol dehydrogenase — protein sequence MEDNMKAAVKKADGTFEMKEVDTPRITQPDWVVARVKVAGICGTDLRHWKKNEEGLTGKIMGHELAGEVVEVGSNVKHVKPGDRVVIETLLGDETCEWCRVQQYNVCPHLYEVRMKTISQAFAQYVAGPAKKFYKLPDNVSYEEATLLDTFSVALHALKLSEQKINDKVAIIGAGPIGLGQLQLAKLAGADVIITDVIDTSLELAKALGADAVVNTKTMDGYKEVMAFTGGRGADVTFECAGGPSMPVTLPQAVSFTRRGGRVVIVGGFDPGITTIGLEWQRIQMSEIQLIPSASYAFWDIYPEMQICLDLLAKGQMNAKKMITHTFPIEQINQAFEVAQDKEKTHAVFVALTV from the coding sequence ATGGAGGATAATATGAAAGCAGCAGTCAAGAAAGCTGATGGAACCTTTGAGATGAAAGAGGTTGATACTCCCAGGATCACGCAGCCTGACTGGGTAGTCGCACGCGTTAAGGTGGCGGGTATCTGTGGAACTGATCTGCGCCACTGGAAGAAAAATGAGGAAGGTCTTACCGGTAAGATCATGGGGCATGAGCTGGCTGGTGAAGTGGTAGAGGTGGGTAGTAATGTTAAGCATGTAAAGCCGGGAGACCGCGTCGTTATTGAAACCTTACTGGGTGATGAGACCTGCGAATGGTGCCGTGTGCAACAGTATAATGTATGTCCGCATCTGTACGAGGTACGGATGAAAACGATCTCCCAGGCGTTTGCTCAGTATGTGGCAGGTCCCGCGAAGAAGTTTTATAAATTACCCGACAATGTCAGTTATGAAGAGGCCACATTACTGGATACGTTTTCCGTGGCACTGCATGCCCTGAAATTAAGTGAGCAAAAGATCAATGATAAAGTTGCCATTATCGGCGCGGGACCTATCGGACTGGGGCAGCTACAGCTGGCGAAGCTCGCGGGTGCAGACGTGATCATTACGGACGTGATCGATACCTCCCTGGAATTGGCGAAAGCATTAGGTGCGGATGCTGTTGTCAATACAAAAACAATGGATGGGTATAAGGAGGTAATGGCGTTTACAGGTGGCAGGGGAGCGGATGTTACCTTCGAATGTGCCGGTGGTCCTTCTATGCCTGTCACCTTACCACAGGCCGTTTCATTCACCAGGAGAGGAGGCAGGGTGGTGATCGTCGGTGGTTTCGATCCGGGTATTACCACAATAGGACTGGAATGGCAGCGTATCCAGATGTCTGAGATCCAGCTGATACCAAGTGCAAGTTATGCATTCTGGGACATCTATCCGGAGATGCAGATCTGCCTTGACCTGCTGGCGAAGGGGCAGATGAATGCAAAAAAAATGATCACACATACTTTCCCTATTGAACAGATCAATCAGGCATTTGAAGTAGCACAGGACAAAGAGAAGACCCACGCCGTGTTTGTTGCACTTACTGTATGA
- a CDS encoding glycoside hydrolase family protein, whose product MSGAISIWSATAVDQLGILLTDPVYKVTIHEFEFSVCKQENAVWIVVTGPEQVKLIFRTAYAPDGLEVTHSEKVNGGFSLDIKAGIGIFSVAVTFPEEGRPLLHYTVTFKPTQEFFIPYWPKDIVVPDAAGEVYLSQIGLRSGFVYAGLKAPRGGSFLYMQNLSALSDYCELTKTSVGGTVSGEWPEMGFSLPAATEHPLPADRAIVISDAWVSFSKYLPKDQFEIAKQFLSHLGSIYLYVSKPNVQYNNYPDILSEALHDLGCDKCWTHHDGHSYLKAYVGDNETPPEIMVQLAVLLPVLDYIQWSGQKVSIMDRIRDNLGTFWNDDLKTIMRWLPSLEHKLDECEPQKTPRVMDSWYLYHPLLNLSRLALAGDKTAEKLFINSLGFAIHVAHHFNYRWPVFYNMETLEVIREETAPGKGGEKDVAGIYTLVMLQAWELTGDEQYLEEARSAATTLRDYGFHIFYQANNTAFSAGAMLRLFKATKDDLYLDLAYLCIANLFKNMALWQGEYGYWKHFPLFFALFPLDDAPYTAVYEEQEGFAAIHDFLKHAQGLELLPCVNLLLAEFIKYAVSRSVFYYPPMLPDKMLAKEAKTGHLDRHLWIALEDVRDGWEQSGSVGQEVYGAGLAFGILPRHAIRLKNESFMIFIDYPVAGQLQEGRSLHFRILGHKLLTCNIHVITANGELLPAVNVRAAEQEITAVSPGKYILNGDQQVTITW is encoded by the coding sequence ATGTCGGGAGCTATCTCAATATGGTCGGCTACAGCTGTAGATCAGTTAGGTATATTACTCACCGATCCGGTGTATAAAGTGACTATTCATGAGTTTGAGTTTTCGGTCTGTAAACAGGAAAATGCAGTATGGATCGTCGTGACAGGACCCGAGCAGGTGAAACTGATCTTCCGTACTGCCTATGCGCCGGATGGACTGGAAGTCACGCATAGCGAAAAGGTGAATGGTGGGTTCAGTCTCGACATCAAAGCCGGCATAGGTATATTTTCTGTGGCTGTCACATTTCCTGAGGAAGGACGCCCGCTATTACATTATACAGTAACATTTAAGCCCACGCAGGAGTTCTTCATACCCTACTGGCCAAAAGATATCGTGGTACCTGATGCAGCTGGTGAGGTTTATCTAAGTCAGATCGGTTTACGCTCAGGGTTCGTATATGCTGGTTTGAAAGCGCCCCGGGGCGGATCTTTTCTTTACATGCAGAACCTGTCTGCACTCTCAGACTATTGCGAATTAACAAAGACATCTGTTGGTGGAACAGTAAGCGGAGAGTGGCCTGAGATGGGCTTCTCACTACCTGCTGCTACAGAACATCCTTTGCCGGCAGACAGAGCGATCGTGATTTCAGACGCATGGGTGTCATTCAGCAAATATCTGCCTAAAGATCAGTTTGAGATTGCTAAACAATTTCTCTCGCACCTCGGATCAATATATCTGTATGTATCTAAGCCAAACGTACAGTATAATAACTATCCGGACATATTATCAGAGGCATTACATGATCTCGGATGTGATAAATGCTGGACACATCATGACGGCCATTCCTATCTGAAGGCATATGTGGGAGATAATGAAACACCTCCTGAAATTATGGTACAGCTGGCCGTATTGCTGCCTGTTCTCGATTATATACAGTGGAGTGGACAAAAGGTGTCGATCATGGACCGTATCCGGGACAATCTGGGCACATTCTGGAATGATGACCTGAAGACGATCATGCGCTGGTTGCCATCTCTTGAACACAAGCTTGACGAGTGTGAACCTCAAAAGACGCCACGTGTGATGGATTCATGGTACCTGTATCATCCGCTACTGAATTTATCGAGGCTGGCACTTGCAGGGGACAAAACTGCAGAAAAACTATTTATCAATTCACTTGGTTTCGCTATTCACGTAGCCCATCATTTTAACTATCGCTGGCCTGTATTTTATAACATGGAAACCCTGGAGGTGATCAGGGAGGAAACAGCCCCCGGAAAGGGGGGGGAAAAAGATGTGGCAGGGATATACACGCTTGTTATGTTGCAGGCCTGGGAACTCACCGGGGATGAGCAATATCTCGAAGAAGCCAGATCAGCTGCAACTACGCTCCGCGATTATGGGTTCCATATTTTCTACCAGGCGAATAATACTGCTTTTTCTGCTGGTGCGATGCTGCGCTTGTTTAAAGCAACAAAGGATGATCTGTACCTGGATCTTGCGTATCTGTGCATCGCTAATCTGTTTAAAAATATGGCCTTGTGGCAGGGTGAATATGGATACTGGAAGCACTTCCCGCTGTTCTTTGCATTATTCCCGCTCGACGACGCTCCTTATACAGCTGTGTATGAGGAACAGGAAGGATTTGCAGCCATACATGATTTTTTAAAACATGCACAGGGACTTGAATTGTTACCATGTGTGAATTTGTTGCTCGCGGAGTTTATTAAATATGCGGTGTCAAGATCCGTGTTCTATTATCCTCCTATGTTGCCGGACAAGATGCTCGCCAAGGAGGCAAAGACAGGGCACCTGGACCGGCACTTATGGATCGCGTTAGAAGATGTTCGTGATGGCTGGGAGCAGTCAGGTAGTGTAGGACAGGAAGTGTATGGCGCTGGACTCGCATTTGGCATCCTGCCCCGCCATGCCATACGATTAAAGAATGAATCGTTCATGATCTTCATAGACTATCCAGTTGCCGGTCAGCTGCAGGAAGGGAGGTCGCTTCATTTCAGGATACTGGGACATAAACTGCTGACCTGTAATATCCATGTTATTACAGCGAATGGTGAACTGTTACCAGCAGTAAATGTTCGCGCAGCAGAACAGGAAATAACAGCAGTTTCCCCTGGTAAATACATATTAAATGGTGATCAGCAGGTGACCATCACCTGGTAA